Part of the Carassius auratus strain Wakin linkage group LG28B, ASM336829v1, whole genome shotgun sequence genome, gcgacaaggcaggcaaacctggggccccaagacaacgactggttaggAATAAAaggcaacgacactgtgtgaacgcccctttgatcgtcaatacATTAacgacagtcacttcatgagcatttgaccgtttgatttgagtaaaactagcgtcacatcacatacacagaactgtaaaggtatgtcaacccgtcaaaataaaagtccggttaaagacaagtatttgccagagatgtattactattgttcagcagaatgtacatattttttttaaggtttaatcacacaaaatatcttccctgttttatttttaatagtaaatccccattGTTTATCAAAAAGcttagtttgcttaattttcaataattaaaatataaattaaattaatgttttgtatttaatgtttaatgtgcatcccagaaaatgctttatttaaaaccccaaatgaatggcacttaaatgcacttaattcatctgtcaactttattgtcattgttcacagtacaagtacagacagagaaacaatggataataattaaacgtttattttgatgtatgcattgcattctatgcatttaaaaataaaaaaataaaaattttctaagAAAgtaaacttagttgttcattttaagagacccaggagtcttattttctcttgcataattaatattaataagcaaaaacacattttatcagattactcgattaatcgatggaatttttggtagaatactcgattactaacaAGTTtcatagctacagccctagataaaagtggcatagcaaatagcatgctatactatTCCATCATGACAATCTATTTACCAAATGGGGGTTAtgaaaaccacacaataaattcCGTGCATCAAACATTAGCTTGGGATGTTTTTCAGCATAGATAGTGAAAGCAGCTGCCTGCATCCATTCCcttctaatataaaaatatggaactttataataagtaaaaatactgtttgctaacagttaaatgacaaagattaaagattaattaactatcaatttaccatatattaatgattgttattacaaAGTATCTACCATCTAACTtatcaactatggttttgggaaacgtacccctgagctgttaatagtgacctctgtcaatatgctaacagtgaaatggtaaaacgtacttcacaggtaatttcagatttttttcttcaattaatttcccagctacaccatcaacttcatcttcaacatcaacagatgcatcacttctcagtgctgatgtttcctctatatagcacaaggtaccacaagctctatagTTATAGCTGATAttctgcacagcccagagtttaaactgataagtgtgtgctgtcatattattagaaaacaaaaacagtgcaaatcactattgaattcccaccaaactattttttcaagcagtatttgcactggaaaccttttttatttatataaagtgtgggtgaacttaaactgtatggctatgctgtggttcctgtaggctttgcgtgaGTGCGGGGGttggggggcctctatgtccattttgcttggggcctccaaattccttcaaacggccctgactGTAGATGCAGCAGGCTCCGAGTCTGCAGGAGAGCACTCAATTCGAGTGAACAGGACGCATActacattacattaacatttagcagacgcttttattcaaaattaGCATATCGACTGTAGATTGAGAAATggcagatttaaaacaaaaaagagagagaaagaaacagaacattgaaaataagggttATAATCAGGCAAAAGGCAGGTCCTTTGGGACTGAATTCAGTttcacagacaaacacaaacagactgCCAGGAGCGATAGAGAAAACACACTGCAGCTGGAGAACTAAGAATAATACAGCCATTTCCAGAGTTTCAGATCCTTGACAGAAGTGCAGTCCCACTGGTGGGaagcagagaaacaaatgttaatgataaatcctctgtgatgtttgtactggctactgtatacaggccaccagggcaccatacagactttattaatttttgattttacacccaagttagttctggctgcagataaagttttaatagttggtgattttaatatccatgttgataatgaaaaagatgcattgggatcagcatttatagacattctgaactctattggggttagacaacacgtcaGGACCTACTCaatgtcgaaatcatactctaaatTTAAtaatgtcacatggaattgatgttgatggtgttgaaattattcagccaagtgatgatatatcagatcattatttagttttgtgcaaactttatATAGCCAACattttaaattctacttcttgttacaagtatggtagaaccatcacttctaccacaaaagactgctttttatgttatcttcctgatgtatgcaaattccttagcatatccaaaaccccagaacaacttgatgataacaaaaactatggactctctctattctagcattttaaatatagttgCCCTTTTACGcctaaggaaggttaaggaatccaggtataatgagcatactcgcaccctaaagagagcatcctggaaaatggagcgcagctggaggaatacaaaactagaggtattttgtattgcttggcgagAAAGTAACCTAtcttacagaaaagcattaaaaactgctagatctgattacttttctactattttataagaaaacaaacataaccccaggtatttattcaatacagtggctaaattaaggACAAATAaaacctcaacaagtgttgacatttcccaacatcacagcagtaatgactttatgaactactttacttctaaaatattatactattatagaaaaaaatttaaccattcagccgttgtggaagatttttatcaataagattttaattaatcaagtataatCAATATGAATCtacacatttttgttgctagttattattccattataatcCCATAGGTTAAGTATAGAAAGGAATATGCCTACGTGGCCCAATTGTACAGACCAGGTGAGAaacatatggtcagacatacagaCAGGGCCTTTCTCTATACCAAATCAAGTAGGGGGCCCCTTCTCTCTAGGGAGGTATAAAAATTGTAAGGATAAGGAAAAGTATGACTATTTGGAACGccctgtatacagtatataatgagATGCCACTGAGCATTTGGGAGATCTTCTGGCAGAGAAGATCTCAGCTTCATTTCACTCTGAAATAAAGTgtatcttctggaaacaaaatCCAGAGACTGTGTGATTCCTCAGAACCATGGCAGATGAAAATACACTACATTTGGCGCAGAACAGGGACAGGAAAGGAGCAGTGGACAACCACTTTTGAgatgactgatgagcaacacacacacagtggtggccaccatagaataaggtaagcatttttgcttatataattagtgtgtgatGTTTACCAGTCAGTACTGAGCGGTAAGGTCACTTAAAATCAGCTTTTCAAAAtgtacaactaaataaataaataaaaatgggtggttttgtttccagaagaaaaACTGCATACACATATTTGGTATAATGTTAGAAATACCTTGGTAGGTGGATCTAAATTAATACTAAATAGCGTTAGCAGAAATTAATTGAATGTAAGGGTCTTTGTTTATTAAAGActggtcttaaagggttagttcgcccaaaaatgaaaattatgtcattaataactcacccttatgctgttccaaacatgtaaggcctccttttatcttcggaacacagtttaagatattttagatttagtccgagagctctcagtccctccattgaagctgtgtgtacggtatactgtccatgtccagaaaggtaagaaaaacatcatcaaagtagtccatgtgacatcagagggtccgttggaattttttgaagcatcgaaaatacattttggtccaaaaatagcaaaaacgacgactttattcagcattgtcttctcttccgtgtctgtgtgagagagagcagctggatttccggttcgcaaacgaatcattcagttcaccaaatcgaactgaaccgttttaaacggttcgcatctctaatacgcattaatccacaaatgacttaagctgttaacttttttaatgtggctgacactcgctctgagttcaaacaaaccaatatcccagagtaattaatgtactcaaacagtacatagactgaactgctgtgatgaacaccgagccgagccagataacgaacgatagactgactcgttcacgagtgaagaaccgtttctgtcagacgtgtccgattcgtgaaccgaggagctgatgatactgcacatgtgtgattcagcgtgaagcagaccgacacacagagcgtctgaactgaactgattcttttggtgattgattctgaactgattctgtgctagtgttatggcaattcactccagcccaccgcctcgagcgtccacgACGGAGGACTCCTTCGCCCTGCttgatggcaccgcggattcaccaaaAAGGCGAGGGATCTTTGGCAGCAcgtccctccttcctcccgggtttcggcGCCAGTGTAACAATGTAAAACACTTCATAgtcatgggaagaaggaggcgggaaccggcggacattcaaACGAAACTGTCACTGTCGTAGCTCCTCTTTtacttcatataacattatccagagaaacaaattgTTAATGATATATctcctgttatgtttgtactggacTGCATACAGGCCaacagggcaccatacagactttattaaagagtttgctgaatttacatccgagttagtgctggctgcagaaaaagttttaatagttgttgattttaatatccatgttgataatgttgtttgcttttgatgttatgctgatgatacccagctctatatttcttcgcggcctggcGAAACATACTAATTAGAAAAACTAgcggaatgcatagtcaatataaaaaactggatgacaagtaacttcttactgctaaattctgaaaaaaaaataaaaattgaggtgttaattataggacctaaaaactctgcatatgATAACCTGAAAaactaagacttgatggctgctttgtcaattcttcatcatcagttaggaacctaggtgtgcaaTCTGATCGCAgtctttccttagaaagtcatgtttctagcatttgtaaaactgcatttttccatctcaaaaatatatctcaattgcggcctatgctctcaatgtcaaatgcagaaatgttaatccatgcatttatgacctcaaggttagattattgtaatgctttattgggtggttgttctgcacacttagtaaacaaactacagctagtccaaaatgcagcagcaagagttcttactagaaccaggaagtatgaccatattagaccagtcctgtcatcgctgcactggctccctatcaaacatcgtatagattttaaaatattgcttattacttataaatccctgaatggtttagcacctcagtatttgaatgagctcttgttacttTATACTCCTCCATGTccactgcgttctcaaaactcaggcagtaatacctagaatatcaaaatcaactgcagaccagatggtggatcagcacctagaaagaacCTCTACaggcctgaaagacagcggagaccaggacaactagagccccagatacagatcccctgtaaagaccttgtttcagaagaccaccaggacaagaccacaggaaacagatgattctactgcacaatctgactttgctgcagcctggaattaaactactggttttgtctggtcagaggagaactggccccccaactgagcctggttcctCCCCAGGTTTTTCCTCTATTCTGTCAActatggagtttcggttccttgccgctgtcgcctctggcttgcttagctgGGGTTAcctcatttacagcgatatcttTGACTTGATTACaattgattgcacagatactattgtaactgaactgagatgatgacatcactgaattcaatgatgaactgcctttaattctcattttgcattattgacacactcttTTCCTAAGTagtgttgttcagttgctttgacgcaatcttttttgtttaaagtgctatataaataaaggtgacttgacttgactaaaaagAACTGGCTCATAAAGGTTAATTAGTTTGCACCACAATGTAAACTGAGTAGCTACACAGTCAGTAAAAActgtagctattttttttttttcaaaagtttttttttccttagaAAAGAGAATGCTACATCAGTCATTATTTACTATAACTCAGGGTGAAAGAGGAAGTACTATATATATCTATCAGTTACTAAGAATTTCTAGTTGATAGTGTCTTTATGCATTAAAACTAATAGATATGTGCAGTGAAGCTTAAAGgtggtttttatattttgttttataagcgCTCCATGCgtttaacatttaacaattttcGTTAATGGTGCTTACTTGAAGTTAAAGGTTTTTTATATGTATCTAACTTTAAATCAGTTTTCTTAATTGCTTAATTGCTTCTTAATTAATATATATCTAACGTTAATACAGTTTTCTTAATTGCTTAGACATTAAAATCCATTATAAAGACCAAGTTTCACAAACATAACAACATTTTCTAGAAGGTTTCTCAGAACTATCAACACTATCCTCGAGTTTCACAAATTTAAACACATATTCAGAATTTGACACCATGTGCTCTTGTTCAGTTGCGTTTTTAAAAACCAGCACAATATATCCACCACAGACAGCTCTTACAAACACTAGCATGCATTTTCAAACACCAGGCAAAACAACAGTATGTGTAAAAATAAGCATGTGAATTCACTGACTCTGGAAACCACACAAGTCAGTTGTCAACCTTGTCAACAAATATGTCGAGATTGGCATGtaaaagataaaacattttaataagagGCTGTTGTTCCTTTTCTTTTACTGTTCAAGTAACAAGGGCACACTCCAAGAATTTAACAAACCATCTgcttcaatataatataatttaatatattataatataaatataaatcaaggAAACATGGAcaggtacatttaaaaaaaaaaaaaccctacaaaGCTTAGCAGTGATATAAGTCAGGAATCTTAGGCTAAAATAAGGAATATACATGCTTATACAAATGATGTGGTTATAAACAGTCTTACACAGAAAGAGCAAATGTTTAGCCATCGTCAATCGGAGTGACTTCTGTATTTCTTACACAGTGAGTACAATAACTAATGGGATTCACtcttgcatttaaatgcatttatcgCTCTAAAAATTTGGTCATTAAAGCAAGTTAACTGCCAGAAGGCAAGTAAAAGCTTGTGAATAGGATAATCAGGAATAAAGAGAAATTCAGGATGAAGCTGACATTTCTCACCATCCCAATAGAATGTCAAACAACAGTTTCTTCCTCTTCAACAGATGTAACtgttaattaaacacacacacacacacatctcaacgTCTCAGTTTTTTTTCCTGTTAATTGCTATACAGTCACAgacttttaactattttaaagcAAATTTGAAAACTACACAAGAGGTAGctttttatcaataaaatatgattataGTGGCTTCAAATAAATCATTCAACTGTTATACCTCTCATCCTGCAGCACTTGAAGATCAGCACGACTGTCACTATCAGATATGGACAAACTGCCAGTATAGAACTGAGTGTGTGGAGGACAGACATCTGAGATTCTGAATGAGAACGCTGAaaaagagacacacaaacactttatCAAGCACTATATCTGAACAAGAGCATATCAAGAAATAAATCAGCTCACATATACAGCAGGATTCATTTGAGACTTCTGTGACTGAGATCCAGCTCTTGGGTGACTCTCCTCTCTCTGGGTGTTTGCAGTAGTAGAAACCCTCATTTGACTTTGAAACATTAGAGATGATCATCTCTGGAGTTTGATTCTGGATGAGTGATCCATCTTTATAGAAATCAGCTCTGAGGATTGGTGGGCTTGCATATGGATATAAACAGCGTAGAGTCAGAGAATCTCCTTCAGTCACAGGATGAACAGgactctccagaatcacaccaactACACAAAAAAAGGAAACACAATCTTTATGTAAACAGATTAGTTGACTGCCCTGAATAGCTGTCACTATTATGGTTAAACGTTTTGACTTCTTTAAACTATCCAACGGCAAAATGTTTTTTAGTTCATGTCACAGCCACTTCTTGATTGCTCACTGAGTGACTGGAGGACTAAAGAGTTATATAATTACTTTCTATAcgcttaaaataaaggttctcttttttcattttatctcGCTGCCACGCTGTCACGTGGTTCATGGAGTGattaaccatagactgtatgaaAACATGGACGTAGTTTTTCAAAGCTCAAAGTGGGTGTAGCGGGCCGGCGCTATCTTGGCAGCGTGTCACCACGTGTCACACCTGGataattgaaaatgggcaaagaggcagagttggttgctgaaaccacgcccacctagctcgatGGCAgtgagttctaaaaaaaaaaataatggacacacctccatcctagaacatccCTGCATTTcactctattctattccattataatctatagcacaactgttcatacaatttatttaatcttcaatttatttttcaatatttgaaatttttgaataatttatttacatatgtgtatttttattttatttacttttttctgtgtgttgttgttgtctctgtgtactggaagcttatgtcagtaaaacaaatgtattgtgtgtgcaagcatacttggcaataaagctctttctgattctgaaaaaagtaaaacatctgTAATTCCATGGTTTAGTCCATATATTACTATATAGCTCTATATAAAAGGCCTATAAATGCTCTAATTATTTTTAGACTATTTTAATTTAGTTGTGGGTTTGGATATTTATGAAGATATTTTCATAgatttttgcaaatgttttttttttattatgttgatttgaagtgtcagtttttttttgttttttaattacacaGATAAAGTATTTTcttacacaaaacattaaaactggAAGGAATGTTTTATCAGAGCTCAATTCTTCAATGTCTGATCTGATTTCAGTTTTCTGACTCGTTTTGGCCATGTGGGTATAGCCATACCAATTCATTTGAGTgtgtataattgtgtatgtgtgtgtgtgtgagagtgagtggaagtgtctgttttgcactcttAGGGCCATATCATACACctggcgcaatgcgacgcaaggcatagcgcaagtgtgtttgctagtttcagtctggcagTGTTCGCATTTTTCCATCCAGCGTGacgttgtttaattagcaaatgcatttatgCCCATTTGTTAGTGTTTGTGCTTTTTTAAAGCGTAAACAGTGTTCTAATTTTGCTGTATTGTGTCAATAGaaaatattagtttacatttccaaacattacatTTGccattgattttaataataaacagcaGCGTtgatcgctgcttgcagctttaatatcaagatgaatttgttccgAAAGTACTCTGATTTATtgacatattttattaccatttctaaactatagcaaataaattgacataatgtgagaaatgctgaaggtatctgaaaaaaatttgttttgactgtatattaaatttttacagtgaagactatgcagtgctattttacatttgattatttgggttctgtacctggacacctacaaacctgaAAAATCGTAAACATTGTGTAAgcagcacaaataaatatatagaaagaaaatacaaaataaacactttcaaacagggcTGATTAGTACAACCTGCAGCAGGGCTCCGCAAATCCCAGCTACAGCCCTGAATGCAGAGTTTTCTTAGGTGTTAGAGGCTGCGTGAGCTTTGCCTTATCAGCACAACCTTATTCCGTCAATAGATGCAATATATACAGTAGTAGCTATATACATTATTTACCACTCactctaaatgtaataaaatcagaataatACTTGCATTTTGGTGTTTACATAGTTATTTTTGGTTACTGATGTTACTTGTCTTGCGTTAATGAAGTGTTAATGTAGAGCCCTGGAGTCTATGTGCTGCGGGTCAGCCCAGGACGGCCCCGGCCTACTTTAAACCCTGCTGCTTCCTGTACTAACCAACTTTATGCACTTACTTTAAACTTCAAGTgaaatgaatatatatagaaatatatactcACTATGCACAGAGATATTGACAAGGTTATAGCTGTCTCCAGATTCAGACTGACACCAGTACACTCCAGTGTATGATGGGTCAGTGGACATGATTTTACACGTAGATCCTTTTTGTGATCCCCAGCGTGATAGTAAACAATCTTCCAGCCCCCATTTGTCTGTGTATCTTCTCACTGTCCATCTATCAGAGTTACTCTGGTCctcacagctcagagagagagagatcaatgtGAAGTGTTGAGTTCTGTTGGGACTGATGATCAGAGAGACTGGAGGAGAAACACCTGGGAAGACACTTTCAGTTACAATTTAGAAGTGTTTTAATTTGTGTattcagtaatttaaaaaaataaataaatactgaccgGTGACCCATAGTGGCTGTTTGTTGCTGTAGGTTGTTTTATAGACTGGTTTTCCTCTCTCTGCGCTGCACACATAAACTCCTGTGTGTATCTGATCGACAGAACTGACCGTGTAGtttcctccagctcctctgctgctgtctgagagcaGCTCATAATGATGACTGTTTTCTGTATACATTGAGAATGTGCAATTGTTACCGTAAAGATGTATTTCTAGATATTCTGACCTTTAAAGTGAAttgctttaaatgttaatgtctCCTAGCTCAGCCTAATATGCAGAGACAGAAGTCATCCATATTCATCAAAACATTGCTATGTTTGTTTGAACATCTAGATCAGTCAGACACACCAATTGTAAGAGTTTG contains:
- the LOC113067526 gene encoding vascular endothelial growth factor receptor 1-like; its protein translation is MGLCQLPLVLLLILNIHSGQTEERPKAKVSIKPDQHVFRGETVTLRCDIDGEGVTSWKYSWYKDGSDSVFSELQEHTFSSVTESDAGKYSCYGAERGGSRTSNFSDEVTMTVSDEFDQRFINTHKFNMLLMSDFCISDRPRPVLSVSPQKWLTEGDPVTLICEVKDSSTGWTFSWFTVSLSSENSHHYELLSDSSRGAGGNYTVSSVDQIHTGVYVCSAERGKPVYKTTYSNKQPLWVTGVSPPVSLIISPNRTQHFTLISLSLSCEDQSNSDRWTVRRYTDKWGLEDCLLSRWGSQKGSTCKIMSTDPSYTGVYWCQSESGDSYNLVNISVHIGVILESPVHPVTEGDSLTLRCLYPYASPPILRADFYKDGSLIQNQTPEMIISNVSKSNEGFYYCKHPERGESPKSWISVTEVSNESCCICEYSA